In Micromonospora sp. WMMD980, the following are encoded in one genomic region:
- a CDS encoding PhzF family phenazine biosynthesis protein produces the protein MSTLAYEIVDVFTDRPFAGNPLAVVFGAEGLATEQMQALALEFNLSETVFVLAPTQAGATYRARIFTPTDELPFAGHPSVGAAVTAGRRGVFGVGRVTQECGAGVLPIEVTATGATLTGGTPTLGPELDPEPLLEIVGLTAADHAGPPPRVAGCGLEFPYLPVRPDAVARARLNTAAAERYGVEHVSLFSWDPESQTAHARVFVPGIGVPEDPATGSAALGLGVWLVASGLLPGEGRTPYAVRQGIEINRPSSLSCTVTAAGGTAVGATVSGQVMPVARGEIAVPPFIG, from the coding sequence ATGTCGACCTTGGCCTACGAGATCGTGGACGTCTTCACCGACCGCCCGTTCGCCGGCAACCCGCTGGCCGTGGTGTTCGGCGCGGAGGGTCTGGCCACCGAGCAGATGCAGGCGCTCGCGCTGGAGTTCAACCTGTCCGAGACGGTCTTCGTGCTGGCGCCCACGCAGGCCGGCGCGACCTACCGGGCCCGGATCTTCACGCCGACCGACGAGCTGCCGTTCGCCGGCCACCCGAGCGTGGGTGCGGCGGTGACCGCCGGCCGGCGCGGCGTCTTCGGTGTGGGCAGGGTCACCCAGGAGTGTGGCGCGGGCGTGCTGCCGATCGAGGTGACCGCGACCGGCGCGACGCTGACCGGGGGCACGCCGACCCTCGGCCCGGAACTCGACCCGGAGCCGCTGCTGGAGATCGTCGGCCTGACCGCTGCCGACCACGCCGGTCCGCCGCCGCGGGTCGCCGGATGCGGGCTGGAGTTTCCCTACCTTCCGGTACGTCCCGACGCCGTGGCCCGGGCACGCTTGAACACGGCGGCGGCGGAGCGGTACGGCGTCGAGCACGTCAGCCTCTTCTCCTGGGACCCCGAGTCGCAAACCGCGCACGCCCGGGTCTTCGTGCCCGGGATCGGCGTTCCGGAGGACCCGGCCACCGGTTCGGCCGCCCTGGGCCTGGGTGTCTGGCTGGTCGCCAGCGGCCTGCTGCCCGGCGAGGGCCGGACGCCCTACGCGGTGCGCCAGGGCATCGAGATCAACCGGCCCTCGTCGCTGTCCTGCACGGTGACCGCGGCGGGCGGGACGGCGGTCGGCGCGACGGTCTCCGGCCAGGTGATGCCGGTGGCGCGCGGCGAGATCGCCGTCCCACCCTTCATCGG
- a CDS encoding trypsin-like peptidase domain-containing protein has product MTDGWDWRRPGGAGAPAGGPAPGPPPQGAGGATTSPWWTDALADPWRDPYAPAAVVVPAAAPDGSAEPEPVTDPDLPTRPGLRQVVLVSLITALLAGSLGSALTYAVLRGGDVPTLGAQAGQAPALAQRKPESLAGVAERVLPSVVTIRVASLGGTSEGSGFVVSAEGHIVTNDHVVADGPGKATVLFNDGSTAAGTVVGQDPESDIAVIKVSRSGLTPVQFGDSDALAVGDPVLAMGSPLSLTNTVTAGIVSALDRTMQAGEPGGPTRYYAAIQTDAAVNHGNSGGPLVDGGGRVVGVNSTIKSLVADGQEAGNIGLAFAIPINQAKRVTEEIIGTGKARRTVIGAAVGGTGATGGGVRLNAVEPAGPAAAAGMRTGDVVLRLDGHPMTDPTDLVALVRKYAPGSVVAVEYRRGSARQNTSVTLAADAK; this is encoded by the coding sequence GTGACCGACGGCTGGGACTGGCGCCGGCCCGGCGGAGCCGGGGCGCCGGCGGGTGGGCCGGCCCCCGGGCCGCCGCCGCAGGGTGCCGGGGGAGCGACGACGTCGCCCTGGTGGACCGACGCGCTGGCGGACCCGTGGCGGGATCCCTACGCGCCCGCGGCCGTGGTGGTGCCGGCCGCCGCGCCCGACGGGTCCGCCGAGCCGGAGCCGGTCACCGACCCGGACCTGCCGACCCGGCCGGGCCTGCGCCAGGTGGTGCTCGTCTCACTGATCACCGCGTTGCTCGCCGGTTCGCTCGGCAGCGCCCTGACCTACGCGGTGCTGCGCGGCGGGGACGTGCCGACGCTCGGCGCCCAGGCCGGTCAAGCTCCGGCGCTCGCCCAGCGCAAGCCCGAGTCGCTGGCCGGGGTGGCCGAGCGGGTGCTGCCCAGCGTGGTCACCATCCGGGTGGCCAGTCTCGGCGGCACCAGCGAGGGCTCCGGCTTCGTGGTGAGCGCCGAGGGGCACATCGTCACCAACGACCACGTGGTCGCGGACGGCCCGGGCAAGGCCACGGTCCTGTTCAACGACGGCAGCACCGCGGCCGGCACCGTGGTCGGGCAGGACCCGGAGTCGGACATCGCGGTCATCAAGGTGAGCCGCAGCGGCCTGACCCCGGTGCAGTTCGGCGACTCGGACGCGCTCGCGGTGGGCGACCCGGTGCTGGCCATGGGCTCGCCGCTGTCGCTGACCAACACCGTCACCGCCGGCATCGTCAGCGCGCTCGACCGCACCATGCAGGCGGGGGAGCCGGGCGGCCCGACCCGCTACTACGCGGCCATCCAGACCGACGCGGCGGTCAACCACGGCAACTCCGGCGGTCCGCTGGTGGACGGGGGCGGCCGGGTGGTCGGCGTGAACTCCACCATCAAGTCGCTGGTGGCCGACGGGCAGGAGGCGGGGAACATCGGCCTGGCCTTCGCCATCCCGATCAACCAGGCCAAGCGGGTCACCGAGGAGATCATCGGCACCGGCAAGGCCCGGCGTACGGTGATCGGCGCCGCGGTCGGCGGCACCGGCGCCACCGGCGGCGGGGTCCGCCTCAACGCGGTCGAGCCGGCCGGCCCGGCGGCGGCGGCCGGGATGCGCACCGGCGACGTGGTGCTCCGGCTGGACGGCCATCCGATGACCGACCCGACCGACCTGGTGGCGTTGGTGCGCAAGTACGCGCCGGGGTCGGTGGTGGCGGTGGAGTACCGGCGCGGGTCGGCTCGGCAGAACACCTCGGTGACGCTCGCCGCGGACGCGAAGTGA
- a CDS encoding DUF3117 domain-containing protein gives MAAMKPRTGDGPLEVTKEGRGIVMRVPLEGGGRLVVEMTPDEATALGDALKAAAG, from the coding sequence ATGGCGGCGATGAAGCCGCGGACGGGCGACGGTCCGCTGGAGGTCACCAAGGAGGGTCGGGGCATCGTCATGCGGGTCCCGCTGGAGGGTGGTGGCCGGCTCGTCGTCGAGATGACTCCCGACGAGGCCACCGCGCTGGGTGACGCGCTGAAGGCGGCCGCCGGCTGA
- a CDS encoding leucyl aminopeptidase family protein → MLAIRLVSGSTRPDTLVLPVRPGGPDAPPELAPTARPPGDDVGAEAAALLPATRLTGAAGEVREHLRPGGAPSRLWLLGVGDGDEPAWRCAGAALARAAVDETQITISLADDAAALRGLVEGLLLGSYRFRLTEAGPRPALARVDLLVADPEALADTLAGARTTAEMTWLARDLTNTPSSTKHPEWFADQVTAAASGRPDLHLRVRGPRELADEGFGGILAVGGGSARGPRLVELDWRPADARTHVVLVGKGITFDTGGISIKPVPAMKLMRKDMAGAAAVVAATLGAAALRLPVRITTLAPLAENMVSGSAFRPGDVIRHYGGLTSESTNSDAEGRLVLADAMAYAVRELKPDLLVDLATLTGANAVALGKRHAALYSENDDLAASLLAGIDAAGERAWRMPLPDDYLEYLASDVADLHSSPARGAGSVVAALFLREFTGELRDRWAHLDMSAPSWSDDVHGELVKGATGWGVRGLLRWLATLG, encoded by the coding sequence GTGCTGGCCATTCGTCTGGTGAGCGGGTCCACCCGGCCCGACACCCTCGTCCTGCCCGTGCGTCCCGGTGGGCCGGACGCCCCGCCCGAGCTGGCGCCGACCGCGCGCCCGCCCGGTGACGACGTAGGGGCCGAGGCGGCCGCGCTGCTGCCCGCCACCCGCCTCACCGGCGCCGCCGGCGAGGTGCGCGAGCACCTTCGCCCCGGTGGCGCCCCGTCCCGCCTCTGGCTGCTCGGCGTGGGCGACGGCGACGAGCCGGCCTGGCGCTGCGCGGGCGCCGCGTTGGCCCGCGCCGCGGTGGATGAGACGCAGATCACGATCTCGCTCGCCGACGACGCCGCGGCGCTGCGCGGGCTCGTCGAGGGCCTGCTGCTCGGCTCCTACCGTTTCCGGCTCACCGAGGCCGGCCCGCGACCCGCCCTGGCCCGGGTGGACCTGTTGGTGGCCGATCCGGAGGCGCTGGCCGACACGCTGGCCGGGGCCCGCACCACCGCCGAGATGACCTGGCTGGCCCGCGACCTGACCAACACCCCCTCGTCGACCAAGCACCCGGAGTGGTTCGCCGACCAGGTGACCGCCGCCGCGTCCGGCCGACCCGACCTGCACCTGCGCGTCCGGGGCCCGCGCGAGCTGGCGGACGAGGGCTTCGGCGGGATCCTCGCCGTCGGGGGCGGCTCCGCCCGCGGCCCGCGCCTGGTCGAGCTGGACTGGCGGCCGGCCGACGCGCGTACCCACGTGGTGCTGGTGGGCAAGGGCATCACGTTCGACACCGGCGGCATCTCGATCAAGCCGGTGCCGGCCATGAAGCTGATGCGCAAGGACATGGCCGGCGCTGCCGCCGTGGTCGCCGCGACGCTGGGCGCCGCCGCGCTGCGGCTGCCGGTCCGGATCACCACGCTGGCCCCGCTGGCCGAGAACATGGTCAGCGGCTCGGCGTTCCGCCCCGGCGACGTCATCCGCCACTACGGCGGGCTGACCAGCGAGAGCACCAACTCCGACGCCGAGGGCCGGCTCGTGCTCGCCGACGCGATGGCGTACGCCGTCCGTGAGCTGAAGCCCGACCTGCTGGTCGACCTGGCCACCCTGACCGGGGCGAACGCGGTGGCCCTGGGCAAGCGGCACGCGGCGCTCTACAGCGAGAACGACGACCTGGCGGCCAGCCTGCTGGCCGGGATCGACGCGGCCGGCGAGCGGGCCTGGCGGATGCCGCTGCCCGACGACTACCTGGAATACCTGGCCAGCGACGTCGCCGACCTGCACAGCTCGCCGGCGCGCGGTGCGGGCTCGGTGGTGGCCGCGCTCTTCCTCCGGGAGTTCACCGGCGAGCTGCGGGACCGCTGGGCACACCTGGACATGTCCGCCCCCTCGTGGTCCGACGACGTGCACGGCGAACTGGTCAAGGGTGCCACCGGCTGGGGCGTACGCGGGTTGCTGCGCTGGCTGGCGACGCTGGGCTGA
- a CDS encoding DUF1003 domain-containing protein — MTEQRRGERLDQPRAPRGLHLPRIDADSFGRWAEGIARGMGTANFLVYMTLILAAWFLWNTLAPAHLRFDPYTFTFLTLVLSLQASYAAPLILLAQNRQADRDRVSLDEDRRRATMQKADTEYLAREIAALRIAMGDVATRDFLRSELTRLAEELDEAAERRRKLDRRQQEQKIRRPAGGEPLDEPRDELDGDYAHDGRQESPT, encoded by the coding sequence ATGACTGAGCAGCGACGCGGGGAACGGCTGGACCAGCCGCGCGCCCCGCGGGGCCTGCACCTGCCCCGGATCGACGCGGATTCGTTCGGCCGCTGGGCCGAGGGCATCGCCCGGGGCATGGGCACGGCGAACTTCCTCGTCTACATGACGCTGATCCTCGCCGCCTGGTTCCTGTGGAACACGCTGGCCCCGGCGCACCTGCGCTTCGACCCGTACACGTTCACGTTCCTGACCCTGGTGCTCTCCCTGCAGGCGTCGTACGCGGCCCCGCTGATCCTGCTCGCGCAGAACCGGCAGGCGGACCGGGACCGGGTCTCGCTGGACGAGGACCGGCGGCGGGCCACCATGCAGAAGGCCGACACGGAGTACCTGGCCCGCGAGATCGCCGCCCTGCGGATCGCGATGGGGGACGTGGCGACCCGAGATTTCCTCCGCTCCGAACTGACCCGGCTGGCCGAGGAGTTGGACGAGGCGGCCGAGCGGCGGCGCAAGCTGGACCGGCGGCAGCAGGAACAGAAGATCCGGCGACCGGCCGGCGGCGAACCGCTCGACGAGCCCCGCGACGAGCTGGACGGTGATTACGCCCACGACGGCCGGCAGGAGAGCCCGACGTAA
- a CDS encoding O-methyltransferase, with translation MVAGHGSSTAQALQFAESYVTEDIVLRTARALAHEVGVEAVTPGAGAALRLLAAAGNARAVVEIGTGTGVSGVWLMRGMRPDGVLTTIDVEVEYQRLARRLFQEAGFPSGRTRIITGRALDVLPRLADGVYDLVFADAAATGFAAYVDAALRLLRPGGVLALNGALAAGRIGDPAARDVETVTVRETIKAIRESEHWVPALLPVGHGLLAAVKS, from the coding sequence ATGGTCGCCGGTCACGGCAGTTCGACGGCCCAGGCGCTGCAGTTCGCCGAGTCGTACGTCACCGAGGACATCGTGCTGCGCACGGCCCGTGCGCTCGCCCACGAGGTGGGCGTGGAGGCGGTGACGCCGGGCGCCGGCGCCGCGCTGCGGCTGCTCGCCGCCGCCGGCAACGCCCGGGCGGTGGTCGAGATCGGCACCGGCACCGGGGTCAGCGGCGTCTGGCTGATGCGCGGCATGCGTCCCGACGGCGTGCTCACCACGATCGACGTGGAGGTCGAATACCAACGCCTCGCCCGGCGGTTGTTCCAGGAGGCGGGCTTCCCGTCGGGGCGTACCCGGATCATCACCGGTCGGGCCCTCGACGTGCTGCCACGCCTCGCGGACGGCGTCTACGACCTGGTCTTCGCCGACGCGGCGGCGACCGGCTTCGCGGCGTACGTGGACGCCGCGCTGCGGCTGCTGCGCCCCGGCGGGGTGCTCGCGCTCAACGGCGCGCTGGCCGCCGGCCGGATCGGCGACCCGGCCGCGCGGGACGTGGAGACGGTCACCGTCCGCGAGACGATCAAGGCGATCCGCGAGTCGGAGCACTGGGTGCCCGCGCTGCTGCCGGTCGGCCACGGCCTGCTCGCCGCGGTGAAGAGCTGA
- a CDS encoding SRPBCC family protein, giving the protein MTGAEGSAGFAEAAQPGAAEVTATVIVDAPAERVFAALTAWERQSDWIPFTTVRVVEGDGGEGSLIEAVTALGPAALRDEMRVVRVDAPYEVGVVHCGRLLRGPGVLRCTPMDRDRTQVVWHEWFHLPGGAAGRVAWPVLWPGSKFSLTQALKRFARLVEQGRLP; this is encoded by the coding sequence GTGACCGGCGCGGAGGGCTCCGCCGGCTTCGCCGAGGCGGCCCAGCCCGGCGCCGCGGAGGTCACCGCCACGGTGATCGTCGACGCGCCGGCCGAGCGGGTGTTCGCCGCGCTGACCGCGTGGGAACGGCAGTCGGACTGGATCCCGTTCACCACGGTCCGGGTGGTCGAGGGCGACGGCGGCGAGGGGAGCCTGATCGAGGCGGTCACCGCCCTCGGTCCGGCCGCGCTGCGCGACGAGATGCGGGTGGTCCGGGTCGACGCGCCCTACGAGGTCGGGGTGGTGCACTGCGGCCGGCTGCTGCGCGGTCCGGGCGTGCTGCGCTGCACCCCGATGGACCGCGACCGCACCCAGGTGGTCTGGCACGAGTGGTTCCACCTGCCCGGGGGGGCGGCCGGCCGGGTGGCCTGGCCGGTGCTCTGGCCCGGCTCCAAGTTCAGCCTGACCCAGGCGTTGAAGCGGTTCGCCCGGCTGGTCGAGCAGGGCCGCCTGCCCTGA
- a CDS encoding preprotein translocase subunit TatB, producing MFENLNWWEIGVLLLLALLIFGDRLPNVINDGLRMVRNLRNMARNATGDLSRELGTDIQLEDLHPKAFIRKHLLSEDDEQAIRKPLQSMYDNLRSDVTGVHDELKDVAKAADLRNGSPRPAVATPAAPTPPAPRPSYDDAT from the coding sequence GTGTTCGAGAACCTGAACTGGTGGGAGATCGGCGTCCTGCTGCTCCTGGCACTGTTGATCTTCGGGGACCGGCTGCCCAACGTGATCAACGACGGCCTCCGGATGGTCCGCAACCTGCGGAACATGGCGCGCAACGCCACCGGTGACCTGAGCCGCGAGCTGGGCACGGACATCCAGCTGGAGGATCTGCACCCCAAGGCGTTCATCCGCAAGCACCTCCTCAGCGAGGACGACGAACAGGCGATCCGCAAGCCGCTGCAGAGCATGTACGACAACCTCCGCTCCGACGTCACCGGTGTGCACGACGAGCTGAAGGACGTGGCCAAGGCGGCCGACCTGCGCAACGGCTCCCCGCGCCCGGCGGTGGCGACGCCCGCCGCGCCCACCCCGCCGGCGCCCCGCCCTTCCTACGACGACGCCACCTGA
- a CDS encoding DivIVA domain-containing protein codes for MGQVLLLLVVALTVAAVVFGVTVLVSGRDPGLVPAEPDGRSVPLPGARPLDESDVTDVRFDTALRGYRMAQVDAALRRAAYDIGYKSELIGVLEAENTALREGRTEDADALRRAREEAATAIPDEADQSTADPMTIDLSAPGPSAGADHTGTGAAEAGVAEAPAAAAVKDNTVPAGASDAGPVGTTGPTTVEGDRERGAAVRSESA; via the coding sequence ATGGGTCAGGTTCTCCTCCTCTTGGTCGTCGCGCTGACCGTCGCGGCAGTGGTGTTCGGAGTGACGGTGCTGGTCTCCGGGCGAGACCCGGGCCTGGTGCCGGCCGAGCCGGACGGGCGGTCCGTGCCCCTGCCGGGCGCCCGCCCGCTCGACGAGTCGGACGTGACCGACGTCCGGTTCGACACCGCGCTGCGCGGCTACCGGATGGCCCAGGTCGACGCCGCGCTCCGGCGGGCCGCCTACGACATCGGCTACAAGTCGGAGCTGATCGGCGTGCTGGAGGCCGAGAACACCGCGCTGCGGGAGGGGCGGACCGAGGACGCCGACGCGCTCCGCCGGGCGCGCGAGGAGGCCGCCACGGCCATCCCCGACGAAGCCGACCAGTCGACCGCCGACCCGATGACCATCGACCTGTCGGCGCCCGGGCCGTCGGCCGGCGCTGACCACACGGGCACCGGGGCCGCGGAGGCGGGTGTGGCGGAAGCGCCGGCCGCCGCCGCGGTGAAGGACAACACCGTCCCGGCGGGCGCGAGCGACGCCGGCCCGGTGGGGACGACCGGTCCCACGACCGTCGAGGGCGACCGGGAGCGCGGGGCGGCGGTCCGCTCGGAGTCGGCGTGA
- a CDS encoding CBS domain-containing protein, whose translation MSTPNRVYIARLAGVAVFDPNGDQVGRVRDAVARMRPTQRPPEVVGLVAEMPMRRRIFLSINRITSIEPDAVVLGSGTLNLRRFEKRPNELLVLQELLDRRVQLDTGRSSSVVDVGMECSRGGEWALTRVAVREQTSRLTRRGHLHQVEWDRVRGLGVVGDNRGTANLLAVLEDMRPADLANALQDLPDARRNEVAAALDDERLADVLSELPERDQVEILAALDRERAADVLEEMDPDDAADLLNELPPPEQDVLLDLMEPDEADPVRQLLRYASGTAGSVMTSEPVILPPDATVAEALARIREVQLSPAVAAQVFVARAPLTTPTGRYLGMVHFQRLLREPPADLLGGIVVNDIDPLRTSTPLTEITRRMATYDMVGMPVVDRNNRLVGAVTVDDVLDHSLPRDWRDRDAAPTPSATDDGTVDDD comes from the coding sequence GTGAGCACGCCGAACCGGGTCTACATCGCTCGACTCGCCGGAGTCGCCGTCTTCGACCCGAACGGCGACCAGGTGGGCCGTGTCCGGGACGCGGTCGCCCGGATGCGTCCGACCCAGCGCCCGCCGGAGGTGGTGGGGCTGGTGGCCGAGATGCCGATGCGGCGACGCATCTTCCTCTCCATCAACCGGATCACCTCGATCGAGCCGGACGCCGTGGTGCTCGGCAGCGGCACCCTCAACCTGCGCCGCTTCGAGAAGCGCCCGAACGAACTGCTGGTCCTCCAGGAACTGCTCGACCGGCGGGTCCAGCTCGACACCGGGCGGTCCAGCTCGGTGGTGGACGTGGGCATGGAGTGCAGCCGGGGCGGCGAGTGGGCGCTGACCCGGGTCGCCGTGCGCGAGCAGACCAGCCGGCTCACCCGCCGCGGCCACCTGCACCAGGTCGAGTGGGACCGGGTCCGGGGCCTCGGCGTGGTGGGCGACAACCGGGGTACGGCGAACCTGCTCGCCGTGCTGGAGGACATGCGCCCGGCCGACCTCGCCAACGCACTCCAGGATCTGCCCGACGCCCGGCGCAACGAGGTCGCCGCCGCGCTGGACGACGAGCGCCTGGCCGACGTGCTCAGCGAGCTGCCCGAGCGCGACCAGGTAGAGATCCTGGCCGCGCTGGACCGGGAACGCGCCGCCGACGTGCTCGAGGAGATGGACCCGGACGACGCCGCCGACCTGCTCAACGAGCTGCCCCCGCCGGAGCAGGACGTGCTGCTCGACCTGATGGAGCCGGACGAGGCCGACCCGGTGCGGCAACTGCTGCGCTACGCGTCGGGAACCGCCGGCAGCGTGATGACCTCGGAGCCGGTGATCCTGCCGCCGGACGCCACGGTCGCCGAGGCGCTGGCCCGGATCCGCGAGGTGCAGCTCTCGCCCGCGGTGGCCGCGCAGGTCTTCGTGGCCCGTGCCCCGTTGACCACGCCGACCGGGCGCTACCTGGGTATGGTGCACTTCCAGCGGTTGCTCCGCGAACCCCCGGCCGACCTGCTCGGCGGGATCGTGGTCAACGACATCGACCCGCTCCGCACCTCGACCCCGCTGACCGAGATCACCCGCCGGATGGCCACCTACGACATGGTGGGCATGCCGGTGGTGGACCGGAACAACCGGCTGGTCGGCGCGGTGACCGTGGACGACGTGCTGGACCACTCCCTGCCGCGTGACTGGCGGGACCGGGACGCGGCGCCGACCCCGTCCGCCACGGACGACGGGACCGTGGACGATGACTGA
- a CDS encoding DNA-3-methyladenine glycosylase I: MTDLVTGADGLPRCAWGASTPDYAVYHDEEWGRPLRGDDALYERLTLEAFQSGLSWLTILRKRQAFRLAFDGFRIETVAGYGEAEQARLLADVGIVRNRAKVEAAIANARAALDLPEGLSALLWSFAPPPRPARPRSFAEVPALTPESTALAKALKKRGFRFVGPTTAYALMQATGMVDDHLADCHVNGDRPER; this comes from the coding sequence GTGACTGACCTGGTGACCGGCGCCGACGGGCTGCCCCGCTGCGCCTGGGGAGCGAGCACCCCCGACTACGCCGTCTACCACGACGAGGAGTGGGGGCGGCCGCTACGCGGCGACGACGCGCTCTACGAGCGGCTGACCCTGGAGGCGTTCCAGTCCGGCCTGTCCTGGCTGACCATCCTGCGCAAGCGGCAGGCGTTCCGGCTCGCCTTCGACGGGTTCCGGATCGAGACGGTCGCCGGCTACGGCGAGGCCGAGCAGGCCCGGCTGCTGGCCGACGTCGGGATCGTGCGCAACCGGGCCAAGGTCGAGGCGGCGATCGCCAACGCCCGCGCCGCGCTCGACCTGCCCGAGGGCCTCTCCGCGCTGCTCTGGTCGTTCGCTCCCCCGCCCCGGCCGGCGCGTCCCCGGTCCTTCGCCGAGGTTCCGGCGCTCACCCCGGAGTCCACCGCGCTGGCCAAGGCGCTCAAGAAGCGGGGCTTCCGCTTCGTCGGCCCGACCACGGCATACGCGCTGATGCAGGCCACCGGCATGGTGGACGACCACCTCGCCGACTGCCACGTGAACGGCGACCGGCCCGAGCGGTGA
- a CDS encoding PaaX family transcriptional regulator C-terminal domain-containing protein — translation MQARSALFDLYGDHLRARGGRAPVAALVKLLAPLGIAPPAVRTAVSRMVRQGWLEPLRLASGPGYSITPKAGRRLDEAASRIYRTGRHSWDGRFDLLVLAAPASRRDRQRLAANLTFLGYGTLDDCTWVATRPGEDVDLLLAEAGVRFERFTAAHAAGTPGAMGVVRRAWDLTEIGRAYERFVAEQKPLLSGVTVRSSDEEAYAARFRLVHAWRTFLFRDPQLPPALLPERWPGTSAAGFFDRHAARLRPAADRYVEQCLDASNRLARQKGR, via the coding sequence ATGCAGGCACGGTCGGCACTCTTCGACCTGTACGGCGACCACCTCCGCGCCAGGGGTGGCCGCGCACCGGTCGCCGCGCTGGTCAAGCTGCTGGCGCCACTCGGGATCGCCCCACCGGCGGTGCGCACCGCCGTCTCCCGGATGGTCCGCCAGGGCTGGCTGGAACCCCTCCGGCTCGCCTCCGGACCGGGATATTCGATCACCCCGAAAGCGGGCCGTCGACTGGACGAGGCGGCCTCCCGGATCTACCGGACCGGTCGGCACAGTTGGGACGGACGGTTCGATCTTCTCGTCCTCGCGGCCCCCGCCTCGCGGCGGGACCGGCAGCGGCTCGCCGCCAACCTCACCTTCCTCGGCTACGGCACCCTCGACGACTGCACCTGGGTGGCCACCCGCCCGGGAGAGGACGTCGACCTGCTGCTCGCCGAGGCGGGCGTGCGCTTCGAACGGTTCACCGCCGCCCACGCGGCCGGCACCCCCGGCGCGATGGGCGTGGTCCGCCGGGCCTGGGACCTGACCGAGATCGGCCGGGCCTACGAACGCTTCGTCGCCGAGCAGAAGCCGCTGCTCTCCGGCGTCACGGTCCGCAGCAGCGACGAGGAGGCGTACGCGGCCCGGTTCCGGCTCGTGCACGCGTGGCGTACCTTCCTGTTCCGGGACCCGCAACTGCCCCCGGCGCTGCTCCCCGAGCGTTGGCCGGGCACCAGCGCGGCCGGGTTCTTCGACCGCCACGCGGCCCGGCTCCGGCCCGCCGCCGACCGGTACGTCGAGCAGTGCCTCGACGCCAGCAACCGCCTCGCCCGACAGAAGGGTCGTTAG
- a CDS encoding enoyl-CoA hydratase-related protein has translation MTEPLLVDRTDAVVTLTLNRPTAMNSLDVALKEALRDVLAELETDRSCRAVVLAGAGGSFSAGQDLREHVRTLESADARPLDTVRAHYNPIAARLANLPKPVVAAVRGMAAGAGASLAFLADFRIGGPKTRFLMAFAGVGLAADTGASWTLPRLVGHAKAVELLMLAEPVGAEDACRLGLLTRLVDDDEQVLPAAQELAARLAAGPTVAYGAIKRQLSVADAGTLADALAAEAQAQAICGATTDHKAATIAFVNKQKPVFEGR, from the coding sequence GTGACCGAGCCGTTGCTCGTCGACCGCACCGACGCCGTCGTCACCCTGACGCTGAACCGCCCGACGGCGATGAACTCGCTCGACGTGGCGCTCAAGGAGGCGCTCCGGGACGTCCTGGCCGAGTTGGAGACCGACCGCTCCTGCCGAGCGGTCGTGCTGGCCGGCGCGGGCGGCTCGTTCAGCGCCGGGCAGGACCTGCGGGAGCACGTGCGGACCCTGGAGTCGGCGGACGCCCGACCGCTGGACACCGTGCGGGCGCACTACAACCCGATCGCCGCCCGGCTGGCCAACCTGCCCAAGCCGGTGGTCGCGGCGGTCCGGGGCATGGCCGCCGGCGCCGGCGCGTCGCTTGCGTTCCTGGCCGACTTCCGCATCGGCGGCCCGAAGACCCGGTTCCTGATGGCGTTCGCCGGCGTCGGGCTCGCCGCCGACACCGGCGCCTCCTGGACGCTCCCCCGCCTGGTCGGCCACGCCAAGGCGGTCGAGCTGCTGATGCTCGCCGAGCCGGTTGGCGCCGAGGACGCCTGCCGGCTGGGTCTGCTCACCCGGCTGGTGGACGACGACGAGCAGGTGCTCCCGGCCGCGCAGGAGCTGGCCGCCCGCCTCGCCGCCGGCCCGACCGTCGCCTACGGGGCGATCAAGCGCCAGCTCTCCGTCGCCGACGCCGGCACGCTCGCCGACGCGTTGGCCGCCGAGGCGCAGGCCCAGGCGATCTGCGGGGCCACCACCGACCACAAGGCCGCGACCATCGCCTTCGTCAACAAGCAGAAGCCGGTCTTCGAGGGCCGCTGA